One region of Drosophila teissieri strain GT53w chromosome 2L, Prin_Dtei_1.1, whole genome shotgun sequence genomic DNA includes:
- the LOC122626228 gene encoding serine protease filzig isoform X3 codes for MFKWVTPASTATLSRCTLSATTTATAAATTTTTSAMAATRTATTTTRTTRPQLLSIALTSLIIIVASFVPTTSGFRSIETNGGGRKLFGGYRITPKHCRATKTLPSSDPRANGPTICMFNHECAQRGGEVVGACMDGFLFGACCQIPPTHELASTLINEAQNAYFQQHQQQTKLQQSAAQTSFENYGEQQQSLSEEQGAQQPAQNIYDQQNLDKVYQQLGSSSSISPPSGAYGDEPQQLEYQPESEQPVRDENAYPTSSSSTEATQSQSSSASVEFEQEPSQPAVDSSDQTTPDQKIHKQPVQPPNFHVHKHSVTINSPSSPPQNDDFVMQVLSTLPPEHADDHHIVFTTEVPTKIASGLQDQTSSESNSFEEVSSTPAATQKPKPKPTQKPTQKPTQKATQKPAPKPTQKAKPKPVPQLAETMKRPLQQKPLQAAKPNPSSKPAQTTNNHHHNHLILDGGEFTHSDITHPGADADLVEDLQFSTGYGPQPVYAEPPKQQQPPAEQSYISSSTSAKRPTTGHNSPTTVSSITTHVDSIESIILQLNNTSHGPSYNVVSQQTPSYGYPGAAVVQTEAATQNPTFYQENEAEKVQESDSQSDYGYTTTVNYESFYDKVSDEQDASAALSQSAEMPTARPGYGEDVSAVLEDHTMPANGYHDAEAPVAPQTSEFNKMPVMGIAYPVDMSYMEEEGNLPATAPSYGQQVSSDSYEASTESTYQKLSTVQTEEPQPLPTYIRPTTNANKQNRPVASYIGMVTMQNYNPQPGNGDYQAQVPPEVSVSSHTTKVQEHADETSNGYQQSETTAGYISPPTAVPAPAQRPQYDAVQADASSERPVLVTASPRPRPKPSTKRPSVKRPISGESTKKKPQPQPSSGAYNQEKISEPSTRKPVSSGYDKVPESPITHIQIKKPSATHHKEQEQTAYPRPASPAGYEQTTAAAPAPAAPSLNYDKPDAPTSQYDQPSAPPASYDQLAPMPSLNYNEQHASSPGRKPSTAKPISTSYVTGPSTPRPPATVDYHYDNVPPLFMADDKLDAFIQSTAENIVGSTPGNYQPPLVATASTPAYAHRPTSSGSYGHKKPGFVQINGTPKPPRPTVLITPKPTTINLVTYSSLSDDNNKLASSTSSYVAGRPGAQGVSSNDFEDPGYFGSSPVHVAFTQSTTETVYAVPSDDKPAFPGYFGPTPSYPAFSVPGEKVGQNVMEETYTSPNDFVNFPPVRNPNLNMSAASSAVTSDLDLSTPAFVEDVVLKDKMHTLVHKLVASLQGNFEALADMIEEPGSNKTVATYQAGAGGTTKPVRVVTTRKPVRTATTAKPKVTTKKPVSRVTTKPPNKKTSVVSTTTRKPATRRTTVAAKVTTTTRRPATKKPTRRVSSTVKTTTISSARPADDEIVDEEDEEDVNPNPSDNEIDQGATLSSYGGANGRKIPRRKHKRRNQKTT; via the exons GCGGTCGCAAGCTGTTTGGGGGCTACCGCATCACACCGAAGCACTGCCGTGCCACCAAGACGCTACCCAGCTCGGATCCACGGGCCAATGGACCCACCATCTGCATGTTTAACCACGAGTGCGCCCAACGGGGTGGCGAGGTGGTGGGCGCCTGCATGGACGGCTTCCTCTTCGGCGCCTGCTGCCAGATCCCGCCCACCCACGAGTTGGCCAGCACGCTGATCAACGAGGCGCAGAACGCATACttccagcagcaccagcagcagacgAAGCTCCAGCAGTCGGCAGCCCAAACCTCGTTCGAGAACTACGGCGAACAGCAGCAGTCACTGAGTGAGGAACAGGGGGCACAGCAGCCTGCGCAGAACATCTACGATCAGCAGAACCTGGACAAAGTCTACCAGCAACtgggcagcagcagtagcatcAGTCCACCCAGCGGAGCCTACGGAGATGAGCCGCAGCAACTGGAATATCAGCCGGAGTCGGAGCAACCCGTAAGGGATGAGAATGCGTATCCTACCAGCAGTTCATCCACCGAGGCCACTCAGTCGCAGTCCTCCTCCGCCAGTGTCGAATTCGAACAGGAGCCCTCCCAACCAGCAGTTGACTCCAGCGATCAGACCACTCCAGACCAGAAAATCCACAAGCAACCCGTCCAGCCACCCAACTTCCACGTTCACAAGCACTCCGTGACCATCAACTCACCGTCGTCGCCTCCTCAAAACGATGACTTCGTGATGCAGGTGCTAAGCACCTTGCCACCTGAGCATGCCGATGACCATCATATTGTCTTCACCACAGAGGTGCCCACCAAAATTGCTAGTGGCTTGCAGGATCAAACGAGCTCTGAGTCCAACTCCTTCGAAGAGGTGTCTTCAACGCCAGCAGccacccaaaaacccaaacccaagccaACTCAAAAGCCCACTCAAAAGCCCACTCAGAAGGCCACGCAGAAACCCGCTCCAAAACCCACACAAAAAGCCAAGCCGAAACCAGTTCCCCAACTGGCGGAGACCATGAAGCGACCTCTCCAACAAAAGCCACTGCAGGCGGCGAAACCTAATCCAAGCTCCAAGCCTGCCCAGACCACgaacaaccaccaccacaaccaccttATCCTGGACGGTGGTGAGTTCACGCACAGTGATATTACCCACCCCGGAGCAGATGCCGATCTCGTGGAGGATCTGCAATTCTCCACAGGCTATGGGCCCCAACCCGTGTACGCGGAACCACcgaagcaacagcagccaccgGCGGAGCAGAGCTATATTTCATCCAGCACTAGTGCCAAACGCCCAACGACCGGTCATAACAGTCCCACCACTGTTTCCTCGATTACCACCCACGTAGACTCTATCGAGTCCATCATCCTGCAGCTGAACAACACCAGTCATGGTCCCAGTTATAATGTCGTGAGCCAGCAGACGCCATCATATGGATATCCTGGAGCAGCGGTGGTTCAGACTGAGGCAGCAACCCAAAATCCAACCTTCTACCAGGAGAACGAGGCCGAGAAGGTCCAGGAgtcggactcgcagtctgATTACGGTTACACCACCACAGTTAACTACGAGTCTTTCTACGATAAAGTTTCAGATGAGCAGGATGCCTCTGCTGCTCTTAGTCAGTCTGCTGAGATGCCCACCGCACGGCCTGGATACGGAGAAGATGTGTCCGCTGTGCTGGAGGACCACACGATGCCGGCCAATGGTTACCACGATGCTGAGGCTCCAGTTGCTCCACAGACTTCCGAGTTCAACAAGATGCCAGTGATGGGCATTGCCTATCCAGTGGATATGTCCTATATGGAGGAGGAGGGAAATCTGCCGGCAACTGCACCTAGTTATGGCCAGCAAGTGAGCAGTGACTCCTATGAGGCAAGCACTGAATCCACCTACCAGAAGCTGTCAACGGTCCAAACGGAAGAGCCGCAGCCACTGCCAACTTACATACGTCCCACAACCAATGCCAATAAGCAAAATCGCCCAGTGGCCTCTTACATTGGGATGGTGACAATGCAGAACTATAACCCGCAGCCAGGAAATGGTGACTACCAGGCCCAAGTTCCCCCCGAAGTGTCCGTGTCCTCGCACACCACCAAAGTTCAGGAACACGCGGATGAGACCTCAAATGGCTATCAGCAATCGGAGACAACAGCCGGCTACATTTCCCCACCAACTGCTGTGCCCGCGCCAGCACAGCGGCCTCAGTATGACGCCGTGCAAGCTGATGCTTCCTCGGAGCGACCTGTCCTGGTGACCGCCAGTCCCAGGCCCCGACCCAAGCCCAGTACCAAGCGACCCTCCGTAAAGAGGCCCATCAGCGGTGAGAGCACCAAGAAGAAACCTCAGCCACAGCCTAGTTCTGGTGCCTACAACCAAGAGAAGATTAGCGAACCAAGCACCAGAAAGCCCGTGTCCAGTGGATACGATAAGGTGCCCGAGTCGCCCATCACACACATTCAGATCAAGAAGCCGTCGGCAACTCATCACAAGGAACAAGAACAGACCGCGTACCCCAGACCAGCCAGCCCTGCGGGATACGAACAGACAactgccgctgctcctgcgCCAGCTGCTCCTTCTCTAAACTACGACAAACCGGATGCCCCAACCAGCCAGTACGACCAGCCCTCTGCTCCGCCTGCTAGTTACGATCAGTTGGCGCCCATGCCGTCTCTCAACTACAACGAGCAGCATGCCAGCTCACCAGGAAGGAAGCCGTCAACGGCCAAGCCCATTTCCACCAGCTATGTGACCGGACCTAGCACCCCACGACCCCCCGCCACCGTCGACTACCACTACGACAATGTGCCCCCACTGTTTATGGCGGACGACAAGCTAGATGCCTTTATCCAGAGCACGGCGGAGAACATTGTCGGATCTACCCCGGGCAACTACCAGCCTCCGCTGGTGGCTACCGCATCAACGCCCGCCTACGCTCATAGACCAACCAGCAGTGGTAGCTATGGCCATAAGAAGCCTGGTTTCGTACAGATCAATGGAACACCAAAGCCTCCCAGACCGACGGTGCTCATTACTCCCAAGCCCACTACCATAAATCTAGTGACTTACAGCTCTTTAAGCGACGATAACAACAAGCTGGCCTCCAGCACGAGTTCCTATGTGGCCGGAAGACCAGGAGCACAGGGAGTAAGTTCTAACGACTTCGAAGATCCTGGATACTTTGGCAGTAGCCCCGTCCATGTGGCCTTCACGCAATCCACCACGGAGACCGTCTATGCAGTGCCCTCCGATGACAAACCAGCATTCCCTGGATACTTCGGACCGACGCCCTCGTATCCCGCCTTCTCAGTTCCTGGTGAGAAAGTGGGCCAGAATGTTATGGAGGAGACCTACACCTCGCCCAATGATTTCGTCAACTTCCCGCCGGTGAGGAACCCCAATCTGAACATGTCGGCTGCCTCCAGCGCAGTGACCAGCGATCTCGACCTCTCCACCCCCGCCTTCGTGGAGGATGTGGTGCTCAAGGACAAGATGCACACGTTGGTTCACAAGTTGGTGGCCTCACTGCAGGGTAACTTTGAGGCCCTGGCCGATATGATCGAAGAGCCGGGAAGTAACAAGACCGTGGCCACCTACCAGGCCGGAGCAGGTGGAACTACCAAGCCTGTGAGAGTAGTAACCACACGGAAACCTGTGAGGACAGCCACCACAGCCAAGCCCAAGGTAACCACAAAGAAACCAGTGTCCCGGGTCACGACAAAGCCTCCTAACAAGAAGACCTCCGTGGTCAGCACCACCACTCGCAAGCCCGCGACGCGCCGCACCACCGTTGCCGCCAAGGTAACCACCACCACTCGGAGACCGGCGACGAAGAAGCCAACGCGTCGAGTAAGCAGCACCGTGAAGACCACGACCATAAGTTCGGCCAGGCCGGCGGACGACGAGATCgtggacgaggaggacgaagaGGATGTCAACCCGAATCCCAGCGACAACGAGATTGACCAGGGAGCTACCTTGAGCTCGTACGGCGGAGCCAATGGTCGGAAGATTC CACGTCGCAAGCACAAGCGGCGTAATCAGAAGACCACTTAG